One Thermococcus sp. genomic region harbors:
- a CDS encoding DUF499 domain-containing protein, whose translation MKRVWEVLVPHDEVLQGKLTENSFVGNLGSVWEKRKLGKDVNVEERYYNPRMFIERTYLTSKMREVVTEIFRRLNGADGRPVYHLRVGLGGGKTHTLLLLYHLTENWNEIGPIFASKFGLNVGLPPKVRTVVVDGTKLEIFGYPFPDGTKVKTIWGMILKQLDKYDERYDSWDYVPSTTVLKEAFNEAPTLILIDELTLYIERLDEEKQEKVKAFLQNLTTAVEETYTTALLIATPEGEFEKAFRKIKNILERYSSIKIVTSPDESKQIRRIALFKGNHFLETAKEVAQAYKDAYIRNKMMLSTDIAEIIVKSYPFHPAVDMLLERLKGSKEFQLVRDELRFLASLVYSVYKNNPKDAYLITPAHIDITDDYVLAGTIAKIGDLPLATRLKGDWNRLDSINDTEIRDLAKKVLGFIVLNSLVETVPGESGTGRNAIYFALTSPTISKNLLDSAINEVLKRTWFVSVDPHTGRFLYGKPNINKIISDYTETIKNKNPEIWKDVIKETLDKWLDSRYKEYNRQSRERIFQKSKIIMWASSSDMIPDSPDYALKLAFVSWDRSASSKAEAVSQVREFFEYYGSRPREYKNTVVFLVPDAETTERAKDVAYRLKAIELIEEEKEKNPDLKTKTIEKSLELEKHRNITHLSQLAILSYRYLVYPYEELKAEELETTGLLHQNILLKVEEKLLNLGKVINNVSPAALVERYWPQNKKKLEVRELKEYFYKVPSFEYISRPEKIENAITEAVKAGLLAYIDESGRAHTKTSVFRLSDRGVLTKDVKMVKLTITVKGKEGKMVSDIAVYVDGERIRLGEPLEDLPGSKHVVKIDLPADYEFLGWSDGTKDLVKEITLEKDIHLEALVKKREQKPKIKIVVKTRDIDGNPINAPIIVESEEIGEESGFGQLAVSISEGSSLRIRVHSTEEYRFISWQGGGGDEEITIRPRSNLELVALFKKVGRSPGGSGLGRERWILLRESGTLEKVIGTIRSNLEKEVKYIKMSMKLPLKDFIENITILTSLVKEGKCTVSLQSRMDYLGFEKLLIEAEGDLSKITNLRQLLTQAGFFFKDVTLRIERELETPETMAEVIDVDVLEILPASSEMTVEMEVKT comes from the coding sequence ATGAAGCGGGTATGGGAAGTTCTCGTTCCTCATGATGAAGTCCTCCAGGGAAAGCTCACCGAGAACAGTTTTGTTGGGAACCTTGGAAGCGTTTGGGAGAAAAGGAAGCTCGGGAAGGATGTAAACGTTGAGGAGAGGTACTACAACCCGAGAATGTTCATTGAGAGGACGTATCTTACCTCTAAAATGAGAGAAGTTGTGACAGAGATATTCCGTCGCCTAAACGGGGCCGACGGAAGGCCCGTTTATCACCTAAGGGTTGGGCTCGGTGGGGGTAAAACTCACACATTGCTCCTGCTCTATCACTTAACGGAAAACTGGAATGAAATTGGGCCAATTTTTGCCTCGAAATTTGGATTGAACGTTGGATTGCCGCCCAAGGTTAGAACTGTCGTCGTAGACGGAACAAAGCTCGAAATATTTGGCTATCCATTCCCCGATGGCACTAAGGTAAAAACGATATGGGGTATGATACTGAAGCAGCTTGATAAATACGATGAGAGATATGATTCTTGGGATTATGTTCCATCCACAACGGTACTAAAAGAGGCTTTCAACGAGGCTCCAACGCTCATCCTTATAGATGAGCTGACCCTGTACATTGAGAGACTCGACGAGGAAAAGCAGGAGAAAGTTAAGGCTTTCCTCCAAAACCTGACGACTGCAGTTGAAGAAACGTACACAACGGCGTTACTTATTGCCACTCCAGAGGGAGAATTTGAAAAGGCGTTTAGGAAGATAAAGAACATCCTCGAAAGGTACAGCTCAATTAAGATAGTGACTTCTCCAGACGAGTCGAAGCAGATCCGGAGGATCGCCCTCTTTAAAGGCAATCATTTCCTGGAAACTGCAAAGGAAGTCGCCCAAGCTTACAAAGACGCATACATAAGGAACAAAATGATGCTCTCTACTGACATAGCTGAGATCATAGTCAAAAGTTACCCATTCCATCCTGCCGTTGATATGCTCCTCGAAAGGCTCAAAGGCAGCAAGGAGTTCCAGCTGGTCAGGGACGAGTTGAGGTTCCTGGCGAGTTTGGTTTACTCGGTGTATAAAAACAACCCCAAGGATGCCTATCTGATAACCCCTGCCCATATTGATATTACTGACGATTATGTATTGGCAGGGACTATAGCGAAGATTGGAGATCTTCCCCTTGCCACTAGGCTAAAAGGGGATTGGAACCGACTTGATTCCATTAATGATACGGAAATCAGAGACCTTGCCAAGAAAGTTCTCGGATTCATAGTGCTAAATTCTTTGGTTGAAACAGTTCCTGGTGAGAGTGGAACTGGTAGAAACGCGATATACTTTGCCCTTACATCCCCCACTATTAGCAAAAATCTATTGGACTCGGCCATTAACGAAGTCCTCAAACGTACATGGTTTGTTTCAGTAGACCCCCACACAGGAAGGTTCCTCTACGGAAAACCGAACATCAACAAGATCATCAGCGATTACACTGAGACCATCAAAAACAAGAACCCTGAGATCTGGAAAGATGTGATAAAAGAGACGTTGGACAAATGGCTGGACAGTAGGTATAAGGAGTACAATAGGCAGTCCAGAGAAAGGATATTCCAGAAGAGCAAGATCATAATGTGGGCGTCTTCTTCTGATATGATACCTGATTCTCCGGACTATGCTCTAAAACTTGCCTTCGTGAGTTGGGACAGGAGTGCCAGCAGTAAAGCGGAGGCAGTATCTCAGGTAAGAGAGTTCTTTGAGTACTACGGCTCCAGACCCAGAGAATACAAAAACACAGTGGTGTTTTTAGTTCCCGATGCCGAAACAACTGAGAGGGCAAAAGACGTCGCATATAGACTTAAGGCGATCGAACTCATCGAAGAGGAAAAGGAAAAAAACCCCGATTTGAAGACGAAGACCATAGAAAAGTCCCTTGAACTGGAGAAGCACAGAAACATCACACACTTGAGCCAGCTGGCGATATTGAGCTACAGATACCTTGTCTATCCCTATGAAGAATTGAAAGCAGAAGAACTCGAAACTACTGGGTTACTGCACCAAAACATACTCCTGAAAGTCGAAGAGAAGCTTCTGAACCTTGGAAAGGTCATAAATAACGTATCTCCTGCGGCACTTGTGGAAAGATACTGGCCTCAAAACAAGAAAAAACTAGAAGTGCGGGAGTTGAAGGAATATTTCTACAAAGTTCCGAGCTTTGAATACATTTCCAGACCTGAGAAAATTGAGAATGCAATAACTGAGGCCGTGAAGGCTGGGCTACTTGCGTACATCGATGAAAGTGGACGGGCACACACAAAGACTTCCGTTTTCAGGCTTTCGGACAGGGGTGTTCTCACGAAGGATGTGAAAATGGTAAAATTAACAATAACTGTAAAGGGCAAAGAGGGAAAAATGGTAAGCGATATTGCAGTGTACGTTGACGGAGAGAGAATTCGCTTAGGGGAGCCTCTTGAAGACCTCCCCGGCTCCAAACATGTCGTCAAAATAGACCTCCCTGCGGACTATGAGTTCTTAGGATGGAGTGACGGAACTAAAGATCTTGTCAAAGAGATTACACTAGAAAAAGACATCCATTTGGAAGCCCTGGTGAAGAAACGTGAACAGAAACCTAAAATAAAGATAGTTGTGAAAACGCGGGACATTGATGGAAATCCGATCAATGCTCCGATAATAGTAGAATCCGAGGAAATCGGAGAGGAAAGTGGATTCGGACAATTAGCAGTCTCGATTTCCGAGGGAAGTTCACTTAGAATCAGGGTACACTCAACTGAGGAATATAGGTTCATCTCGTGGCAGGGGGGAGGTGGCGACGAAGAAATCACTATACGTCCACGTAGCAATCTTGAATTAGTTGCACTGTTCAAAAAAGTGGGCAGGTCACCTGGGGGATCCGGACTTGGAAGAGAACGGTGGATACTACTCAGAGAGTCGGGAACCCTTGAGAAAGTCATAGGCACTATTCGCTCAAACTTGGAAAAGGAAGTTAAGTACATTAAAATGAGCATGAAGCTTCCGCTAAAAGATTTCATCGAGAACATAACAATCTTAACATCCTTGGTAAAGGAAGGAAAATGTACGGTGTCATTACAATCTCGGATGGATTACCTAGGCTTTGAAAAGTTACTCATTGAAGCTGAGGGAGATCTGAGCAAGATAACTAACCTGAGACAATTACTCACACAGGCAGGCTTTTTCTTCAAGGATGTCACTTTGAGGATAGAGAGGGAATTAGAGACGCCTGAGACAATGGCAGAAGTAATCGATGTAGATGTCTTAGAGATTCTTCCTGCCTCCTCGGAGATGACCGTTGAAATGGAGGTGAAAACATGA
- a CDS encoding EVE domain-containing protein yields the protein MTYWLCITNRDNWEVVKKKNVWGVAKRHKNTIAKVKPGDRLIFYVKQERKDKEILEPKIVGIFEVVSEPYTDSGKIFKSPPHLNETYPLRIKIKPIKLGELEFKPLIPKLKFITNKKKWSGHLMGKAMRELPEKDYKLVEGLL from the coding sequence ATGACCTACTGGCTCTGTATAACCAACCGCGACAACTGGGAGGTTGTCAAAAAGAAGAACGTCTGGGGAGTCGCGAAGAGGCACAAAAACACCATTGCCAAGGTTAAGCCCGGCGACAGGCTCATCTTTTACGTCAAGCAGGAGCGTAAGGACAAGGAAATTCTTGAACCAAAGATTGTCGGCATCTTTGAAGTCGTGAGCGAGCCTTACACGGACTCGGGCAAGATTTTCAAGAGTCCCCCACACCTGAATGAGACTTACCCGTTGAGGATAAAGATCAAGCCCATAAAGCTCGGTGAGCTCGAGTTCAAGCCGCTCATTCCAAAGCTGAAGTTCATCACGAACAAGAAGAAGTGGAGCGGCCACCTGATGGGCAAAGCCATGAGAGAACTGCCAGAAAAGGATTACAAGCTGGTTGAAGGCCTGCTTTGA
- a CDS encoding DUF3800 domain-containing protein, producing MELFIDESGDLGGIKSNKRYFVVAGVVCEEEKVSHTIKPLLRELSLPELKFSRLSYEEKKVVLSKLAALDFGIVYTVLSKNDETLNRWLDRSKRNKLLAAKALHSALILGLGFPEVILDRSHYSKELSKWLAREGIKVTADDSLIRPGLQLADAVANTVYLHYQHKNKELLGVIKDKIIFKRFITEKEILRGRIKSGG from the coding sequence ATGGAATTATTCATAGACGAGAGCGGGGACTTGGGAGGCATTAAAAGCAATAAAAGATACTTCGTAGTTGCGGGGGTGGTATGTGAGGAGGAGAAGGTTTCACATACCATAAAGCCGCTTCTCAGAGAGTTAAGTCTTCCTGAGTTGAAATTCAGCAGGCTCTCCTACGAGGAAAAGAAGGTTGTTCTTTCCAAGCTCGCAGCCCTTGATTTTGGCATAGTGTACACCGTCCTCTCAAAAAATGATGAAACCCTGAATAGGTGGCTCGACAGATCAAAGAGAAACAAACTCCTGGCGGCTAAAGCCCTTCATTCCGCTTTGATCTTGGGACTAGGGTTCCCAGAGGTTATCCTTGACAGGAGTCACTATTCAAAGGAGCTGTCCAAATGGCTGGCACGCGAGGGGATCAAAGTTACTGCCGATGATTCCCTCATACGGCCGGGTCTTCAGCTTGCCGACGCGGTTGCCAACACGGTGTACCTTCATTACCAGCACAAAAACAAAGAGCTACTTGGGGTTATCAAAGATAAAATCATCTTCAAGCGGTTTATCACCGAAAAAGAGATTCTAAGAGGAAGGATCAAGTCGGGTGGCTAG
- a CDS encoding biotin/lipoate A/B protein ligase family protein, with protein sequence MRFIPLIVARPEVQMAIDEAIMHARIEGKAPNTVRLYAFSPSSVTIGRFQSVVHDVNLDEARKLDIPVVRRITGGGSVFHDEFGEVTYSVVIGEDFHLALKNVESSYRYLAGPLVDALKELSLDADFSGLNDVTVNGKKISGSAQTRKKGVILQHGTFMYSTRVEVLGRVLRVSKLKLQDKGVSSIWERVTTLEREGVKLNRWEAYELLRQSFFNAFPLEEGELTDYELDLAEKLVEERYGNPKWNKMR encoded by the coding sequence ATGCGCTTCATACCGCTCATAGTTGCAAGGCCCGAGGTTCAAATGGCCATAGATGAGGCCATAATGCACGCTAGGATAGAGGGCAAAGCCCCCAACACGGTTCGCTTATACGCCTTCTCACCAAGTTCAGTCACGATAGGCCGCTTTCAGAGCGTCGTCCACGACGTGAACCTCGACGAGGCAAGGAAGCTCGACATCCCGGTCGTCAGGCGCATCACCGGCGGCGGCTCCGTCTTCCATGACGAGTTTGGTGAGGTAACCTACTCGGTCGTTATCGGCGAGGACTTTCATCTTGCCCTAAAGAATGTCGAGAGCAGCTACCGCTATCTGGCCGGCCCGCTTGTCGATGCATTGAAGGAGCTCAGTCTTGATGCCGACTTTTCCGGCCTGAACGACGTCACCGTGAACGGAAAGAAGATCAGCGGCTCCGCCCAGACGAGGAAGAAGGGCGTTATACTGCAGCACGGCACCTTCATGTACTCCACGCGCGTTGAGGTTCTCGGAAGAGTTCTCCGCGTTTCCAAGCTCAAGCTCCAGGACAAGGGCGTTTCCTCGATATGGGAGCGCGTTACAACGCTGGAGCGCGAGGGGGTAAAGCTCAACCGCTGGGAGGCCTACGAGCTACTCAGGCAGAGCTTCTTCAACGCGTTCCCGCTGGAGGAAGGAGAACTCACAGATTACGAGCTTGATCTGGCCGAAAAGCTTGTGGAAGAGAGGTATGGAAACCCGAAGTGGAACAAGATGAGGTAA